The genomic segment CTGCTGTCGGTGCTGGCCGAGACGTCCGGGCGGGACATGACCGCCTGGTCGCGGTCCTGGCTGGAGACGGCGGGCGTCAACTCGCTGACGCCGGTCGCGACGTACGACGCGGCGGGCCGGCTCACCGAGCTGGCGATCACGCAGGAGGCCCCCGACAGTCATCCGGAGCTGCGTCCGCACCGGGTGGCGGTCGGGCTGTACCGGCGCGAGCCGGACGGCGACCTGGTGCGTTACGCCCGCGCCGAGGTGGACGTGGCCGGGCCGCACACGGTGGTCGGGGAGCTGGCGGGGGCGGAGCGGCCCGAGCTGATCCTCGTCAACGACGACGACCTGACGTACTGCAAGGTCCGCTTCGACGAGGTGTCGCTGGCGACCCTGCGCGCGCACCTCGGTGATCTCACGGACCCGCTGGCGCGGGCGCTGTGCTGGTCGGCGCTGTGGAACATGACGCGGGACGGGCTGATGCCGGCCCGGGACTTCGTCTCGCTGGTGCTGGCCTTCGCGGGCCGGGAGACGGACATCGGTGTGCTCCAGATGCTGCACGCGTGGACCCGGTCCGCGCTCACGCACTACGCGGCGCCCGAGTGGCGCGCGGAGGGCGGCCGTGCCCTGGCCGAGGGCGCGCTGCGGGAGCTGCGGCTCGCCCCGCCGGGCAGCCAGGACCAGCTGAGCTGGGCGCGGTTCTTCGCGTCGGTCGCGGCTTCGGACGCGGACGTCCAGCTGTTGACGGGGCTGCTCGACGGCACCGCGCGCATCGACGGCCTGGAGGTCGACCAGGAGCTGCGGTGGGCGTTCCTGGCGCGGCTCGCGGCGCACGGATCGGCCGGTGAGGCGGCGATCGACGCCGAGCTGGCCCGGGACGACACGGCGTCCGGCAAGCGGCACCAGGTGCGCTGCCTGGCGTCGCGCCCCTCGGCCGACGTGAAGGCACGGGCGTGGGCGGACGTCGTGGAGTCGGACGCGCTGTCCAACGCGCTGGTGGAGGCGACGATCACGGGCTTCGTCCAGCCGTCGCAGCGGGAGCTGCTGGCGCCGTACGCGGCCCGGTACTTCGAGGTGATCGAGCGGGTGTGGGCCGATCGGTCGATCCAGATCGGCATGGACGTGGTGCGGGGGCTGTTCCCGGGGCTCCAGGACGATCCGGAGACGCTGGCGGCCACGGACAAGTGGCTGACGGCGCACCAGGACGCGGCGCCGGCGCTGCGTCGACTGGTCCTGGAGGCGCGTGACGATCTGGCCCGCGGGCTGCGCGCCCAGGCGGTCGACACGATGGCGGGCGAGGCGGCGTTGACGGGGGCGTGAGGGGCGCGCGTCGCCGGTGACGGGGGCGTGAGGGGCGCGTCGGGGGCGAACGGGGCGTCGTGGGACGCGCGCGTCAGCGGTGCACAGGGCGTGGGACGCGCGCGTCGGGGGTGTACAGGGCGTGGGACGCGCGCGTCGGGGGTGTACAGGGCGTACAGCGCGCGTCAGCAGGTCTGAGCTGACGGAAACCCGGCGGGACGCGCCTGACGGCGGGACGGCGGGCGCCCGTTGCGGCGTCGGCCGTCCCGGCGGTCGGCGGGCGGATCGGGGCGGGTGGGGACGGGCGGGACAGAACGGGTGGGACGGGCGGGGAACGACTCTCGGCGGGGTTCTCTCCGCCGAGCCGTACCGGTCCGTGCTCGCGGCCCCGCTCCGGTACGGCTCGGCGGTCGTCGGCGGTCCCGTGGCGTCAACCCGCTTTCGTATAGCGGCTGACGGGACGCGGCAGGCCCAGGTGGCCGCGGAGCGTGGTGGCGTCGTACGCCGTCCGGAACGCCCCGCGCCGTTGCAGCTCCGGGACCAGGCCACGGGTGATCGCCGTGAGGTCGTACGGCAGTGTGCCCGGCCGCAGCCGGAAGCCGTCGAGACCGGCGGCTCGCCAGTCGAGCAGCAGGTCGGCGAGTTCGCCCGGTGTGCCGGTGAAGATCTCGGCGTCGGATACGAGCTCGGCACCGGCCGCCTCGTCCAGGCGTGCCTTGCGCCGTGCGGCGTGGCCCGGCTTCTCGTCCAGGAGGACGAGGAGTTCCGCGAACGTCCGCAACGGCCGGTCCGTCACGTCCCTGCCGGTGCGTTCCACCGCCTCGTCGACCTGTACGAGGAGCGCCGCGATGCCCGGGCGGTCGTGCGGCGTGATGTGGACGACGTCGGAGCCACGGGCCGCGAACTCGTAGGGCGTGGAGGCGTGCGCGAGGCTGATCACCAGAGGCTGTCCCTGGGGCGAACGCGGCGTGATCGAGGGGCCCTTCACGCTGAAGTGCGTACCCCGGTAGTCGATGTGGTGCACCTTGTCGCGGTCGAGGAACCGGCCCGTGGCCGTGTCCCGTATCTCCGCGTCGTCCTCCCAGCTGTCCCACAGGAGCCGCGCCGCCTCCACCACCTCCGCGCCCTCCGCGAAGAGCCCGCGCAGCCGCTCGGCGGTCAGCTCCGGGTCGCGCACGTCGTCGTCGGTGAGCTGAGGCGTGGCGCGGCGGCCGAAGTGGGAGGCGTCGGCGGCGCGCGCGGAGACCTGCGGGCGCCAGCCGGCCCGGCCCTTGCCTGCGTGGTCGAGCGTGGCGATGCCGATGGCGAGGTGGAACGGTTCGGTGTGGGTGACGTTCGTGGCCGGGACCAGACCTATGCGCGAGGTGAGCGGGGCGAGGTGGGCCGCGAGCAGCACCGCGTCGATGCTGCCCCTGACCTGGTCGGTGCGGTCGTCCGGCCGGTGGGAGGCCGCGGACTGCGGTCCGAGGCCGTCCTCGAAGGTGACGAAGTCGAGCAGGCCCCGTTCGGCCTCGGCGACCAGATCGGCCCAGTACCCGGCCGTGAGCAGTTCACCGGACCGGGCGCCCTCCTCCCTCCAGGCGGCCGGGTGCCAGCCCGCGCCGTCGAGGGCGACGGCGAGGTGCAGCGGGGTCGCGGTCGTACCGGTCACGAGGACTCCTTCTCGTTCTCTTCGTCCGCGGGCCGTGCGCTCGCGGGCCCTTCGCCCAGGCGTCGTTCCGGGCGCTCGGGGGTGCCCAGTCCCAGGTGGTCCCGGAGCGTCGTGCCCGTGTAGTCCTCACGGAACACGCCCTTCTCCTGGAGCAGCGGGACCACCCGGTCCACCACGTCGTCCAGGCCGCCGGGCGTCAGGTGGGGGACGAGGACGAATCCGTCGGCGCCCTCGGTCCGCACGAAGTGGTCGATGGCGTCGGCGACCGTACGGGGGCTGCCGACGAAGGTCTGACG from the Streptomyces sp. AM 4-1-1 genome contains:
- a CDS encoding LLM class flavin-dependent oxidoreductase, translating into MTGTTATPLHLAVALDGAGWHPAAWREEGARSGELLTAGYWADLVAEAERGLLDFVTFEDGLGPQSAASHRPDDRTDQVRGSIDAVLLAAHLAPLTSRIGLVPATNVTHTEPFHLAIGIATLDHAGKGRAGWRPQVSARAADASHFGRRATPQLTDDDVRDPELTAERLRGLFAEGAEVVEAARLLWDSWEDDAEIRDTATGRFLDRDKVHHIDYRGTHFSVKGPSITPRSPQGQPLVISLAHASTPYEFAARGSDVVHITPHDRPGIAALLVQVDEAVERTGRDVTDRPLRTFAELLVLLDEKPGHAARRKARLDEAAGAELVSDAEIFTGTPGELADLLLDWRAAGLDGFRLRPGTLPYDLTAITRGLVPELQRRGAFRTAYDATTLRGHLGLPRPVSRYTKAG